In Vibrio japonicus, the following are encoded in one genomic region:
- a CDS encoding TIGR03087 family PEP-CTERM/XrtA system glycosyltransferase has product MKEPLLYLCHRIPYPPNKGDKITTFNVLKFLNKHYDVYVGCFIDDPNDKQYKHNVSELCKECFFVDLNSSIAKLKGLSAFGRGEPITLPYYRSSKMSHWVDQTVRDNNISKAFIYSGCMAQYVLTPGTKNLHKVMQFADIDSDKWRQYANASKGVMSKVYMREYRTLAKYEKYVADQFSVSCFISDTEASLFRETVERNIQTKVKTLSNGIDSEYFSPSAPSTLSENFSLDDENYIVFTGAMDYRPNIETVIWFTQNIWSEVIKQCPNSKFYIVGSSPPKQVTDLSKLPGVVVTGRVDDVRPYLSKAKAAVAPMQMARGIQNKILEAMAMERPVMTSKRGIEGLEDYPEESLYVTDSQQSMTEWVINKLNTPPYIAAESREWLEEHYSWDAKLTPLLNYLGANCE; this is encoded by the coding sequence ATGAAAGAACCGTTACTCTACTTATGTCACCGTATTCCCTACCCTCCAAACAAAGGGGACAAAATAACAACGTTCAACGTGCTTAAGTTTCTCAATAAACACTATGACGTTTACGTTGGGTGTTTCATTGACGATCCTAATGACAAGCAATATAAGCACAACGTCTCTGAGTTATGTAAAGAGTGCTTTTTCGTCGATCTTAACTCTTCTATCGCCAAATTGAAGGGATTGTCTGCGTTTGGTCGAGGCGAGCCGATAACACTCCCCTACTATCGAAGCTCTAAAATGTCGCACTGGGTGGATCAAACCGTGCGTGATAACAACATATCCAAAGCATTCATTTATTCTGGCTGTATGGCGCAATATGTACTGACCCCAGGCACCAAGAATCTGCACAAAGTGATGCAGTTTGCTGACATTGACTCGGACAAATGGCGCCAATATGCCAACGCTTCGAAAGGGGTAATGAGCAAAGTATACATGCGTGAATACCGCACTCTCGCAAAGTATGAAAAGTACGTCGCTGATCAGTTTTCTGTCAGCTGTTTTATCTCGGATACCGAGGCTTCGCTCTTCAGAGAAACTGTCGAGCGAAATATACAAACCAAGGTTAAGACTTTAAGCAACGGAATCGATAGCGAATACTTTTCACCTTCGGCGCCCTCAACCCTCAGCGAAAATTTCTCGTTAGATGATGAGAACTATATCGTTTTTACCGGTGCCATGGATTATCGGCCCAATATTGAAACCGTCATTTGGTTTACGCAGAACATTTGGTCTGAAGTGATTAAACAGTGCCCAAATAGTAAGTTCTACATTGTGGGTTCGTCGCCACCTAAGCAGGTCACAGATCTTTCAAAACTTCCTGGTGTCGTTGTAACCGGACGCGTTGACGATGTCAGGCCATACCTATCTAAAGCCAAAGCCGCTGTTGCGCCAATGCAAATGGCTCGCGGGATCCAAAATAAGATTTTAGAAGCGATGGCGATGGAACGTCCGGTAATGACATCAAAACGAGGTATAGAAGGATTAGAAGACTACCCAGAAGAAAGCTTGTACGTCACTGATTCTCAGCAAAGCATGACGGAGTGGGTGATCAACAAACTCAATACTCCTCCCTATATTGCGGCCGAGTCCAGAGAATGGTTAGAAGAACATTACAGCTGGGATGCAAAACTGACCCCATTGCTGAATTACCTTGGAGCCAATTGTGAGTAG
- a CDS encoding FemAB family XrtA/PEP-CTERM system-associated protein produces MTQNLQIRKMNHQDMSAWDNYVDNHQDGTFFHLTGWYHVIKSVFKHKPQYLLAEQDGQIVGVLPLFEQKSNFFGHALISTPFCVYGGVLADSDAVRHKLEKSALELGHSLKVDYVELRDKDQRPSEGPWVSHCHHATFSSILNETPDQILTDIKRKQRAVVRHSLKNSLQWDNQDNTSICYDVYSQSVRNLGTPVFNKKLFESLKQTFGDRCETLVIHDQEGTPVSSVLSFYYKDTVLPYYGGGTNDARDLKSNDYMYYQLMCIAKDKGMTKFDFGRSKKDSGSYQYKKHWGMQEDSLNYRIALIKAKDLPNLSPNNPKYKILIGIWKKMPLKLSRQIGPQLSKYLG; encoded by the coding sequence ATGACTCAAAATCTACAAATCAGAAAGATGAACCACCAAGATATGTCAGCTTGGGATAACTATGTAGACAATCATCAAGACGGTACTTTTTTCCATCTCACGGGTTGGTACCACGTCATAAAATCGGTTTTTAAGCATAAGCCTCAATACTTGTTGGCTGAACAAGATGGGCAGATCGTGGGCGTCCTCCCCCTTTTCGAACAGAAAAGCAATTTTTTTGGGCACGCTCTCATCTCGACACCTTTCTGCGTATATGGGGGAGTTTTAGCGGATTCTGATGCGGTCAGGCATAAACTTGAGAAGTCAGCCCTTGAGCTGGGCCATTCTTTAAAGGTGGATTATGTCGAGCTTCGTGACAAAGACCAGAGACCGTCAGAAGGACCATGGGTATCGCACTGCCATCATGCGACATTTTCATCGATACTCAATGAAACACCCGATCAAATCCTGACCGACATTAAACGCAAGCAACGAGCGGTCGTTCGTCATTCCCTTAAAAATAGCCTTCAGTGGGATAACCAAGACAATACATCGATCTGCTACGATGTCTACTCCCAAAGTGTTCGTAACCTCGGCACGCCCGTATTCAACAAGAAACTGTTTGAGTCACTCAAGCAAACGTTCGGTGATAGATGCGAGACACTTGTTATTCATGATCAAGAAGGAACACCTGTCTCCAGTGTGTTGAGTTTTTATTACAAGGATACGGTACTTCCATATTATGGCGGCGGGACCAATGATGCCCGAGATTTGAAGAGCAATGACTACATGTATTATCAACTGATGTGTATTGCGAAAGATAAAGGAATGACCAAGTTTGACTTTGGAAGAAGCAAAAAAGATTCGGGTTCTTACCAGTATAAAAAGCATTGGGGAATGCAGGAGGATAGCCTCAACTATCGTATCGCGTTAATCAAAGCGAAAGATTTGCCCAACCTATCACCAAACAACCCTAAGTATAAGATTTTAATTGGTATTTGGAAAAAAATGCCACTCAAGCTTTCTCGTCAAATTGGACCTCAACTTTCCAAGTATTTAGGGTGA
- a CDS encoding XrtA system polysaccharide deacetylase, with amino-acid sequence MLKSQGNKYLKAQCALTVDVEDYFHVAAFDKKVKRSDWGTTYPLRVEQNTYKILEIFDEHNVKGTFFMLGWVAKCCPQLAREIVKNGHELASHGYFHEKATAQSPLIFRQDVFRSKALLEDITGCPIHGYRAPSFSVNPRTEWVFSILAELGFLYSSSTYPVKHDHYGAPDWPKSKYLRPEGIVEIPIPTLHKLRKSVPIGGGGFFRLYPYSLSKTLIKRYLNETGQPYSFYFHPWELDHEQPRMTGIPVKSHFRHYLNLNRMEARIRSLLTDFSWNTMSHVFQLDGLTNDSKSTNQKDEPPRYVSLG; translated from the coding sequence ATGTTGAAATCGCAAGGCAACAAGTATTTAAAAGCGCAGTGCGCGTTGACTGTTGATGTGGAAGACTATTTTCACGTTGCCGCCTTTGACAAAAAAGTGAAACGCTCAGACTGGGGAACAACCTATCCTCTGCGAGTAGAACAAAATACCTACAAGATTCTTGAAATTTTTGACGAGCACAATGTCAAAGGCACGTTTTTCATGTTGGGTTGGGTTGCCAAATGTTGCCCTCAACTTGCGAGAGAAATAGTAAAAAACGGCCACGAACTGGCAAGCCACGGTTACTTTCATGAAAAAGCCACCGCCCAATCCCCACTCATTTTCAGGCAAGATGTGTTTCGGAGTAAGGCCTTGCTGGAAGACATTACTGGGTGTCCAATCCATGGATATCGAGCTCCTAGCTTTTCGGTTAACCCCAGAACTGAATGGGTGTTCAGTATATTGGCTGAATTAGGGTTCCTTTATAGCAGCAGCACTTATCCTGTCAAACACGATCACTACGGAGCGCCTGATTGGCCAAAATCCAAATACCTTAGACCTGAAGGCATTGTTGAGATCCCCATTCCAACACTGCACAAGCTTCGAAAGAGTGTCCCTATTGGTGGAGGTGGCTTTTTCCGCTTGTATCCATACAGCCTAAGCAAAACACTGATAAAACGTTATCTGAATGAAACAGGTCAACCGTACAGTTTTTATTTTCACCCATGGGAACTCGATCATGAGCAGCCTCGCATGACCGGAATTCCTGTGAAATCTCATTTTCGACACTATCTCAACCTTAATCGAATGGAAGCTCGTATTCGGTCGCTACTGACAGATTTTTCATGGAATACGATGAGCCATGTTTTCCAACTGGATGGACTAACTAATGACTCAAAATCTACAAATCAGAAAGATGAACCACCAAGATATGTCAGCTTGGGATAA
- a CDS encoding TIGR03013 family XrtA/PEP-CTERM system glycosyltransferase → MSSAKFHGLNTNNTLMIVTDFMMTFISFILTLFCAKLFVNHFYLSYTDLEVYIQFFVFAIPLHLTLLGVGLYNEKLRESFNGITIRILVAVILGYILTYLLSQLFIDDFFPPSFNELLSVIAFLTLTNLRFIIIKLGLNQLSKRRILVLGSGQRASIIEQCMRRKSDRIGLDFIGFISVEGDANGQLKQEKVLTLSEPLESFVKSNGVDELVIAIDERRNNLPFEDLLGLKQLGVRITDIIDFVERETGQVAVSHLNPSWFLFQNHRSKNQLRTSAYWLFNCCVAIGIALLTFPFMILTAIAIKLESGLRFPILYSQERVGLNGESFFLYKFTSMRADAEKNGVQWAQKNDPRTTKVGKFIRKFRIDELPQLYNVIIGDMSFVGPRPERPQFTEGLSSSIPYYNQRHNVKPGLTGWAQLKYPYGSSEKDALEKLKFDLYYIRNRNFTLDLLILLKTSEIILFGKGQ, encoded by the coding sequence ATGTCTAGCGCTAAATTTCACGGATTGAACACGAACAATACTTTGATGATCGTGACTGACTTTATGATGACTTTTATAAGCTTCATATTGACCTTGTTTTGCGCAAAGCTATTTGTGAACCACTTTTATCTCAGCTATACAGATCTCGAGGTCTACATACAGTTTTTTGTCTTTGCGATTCCTTTGCATTTAACCTTGTTAGGCGTTGGTCTATACAACGAAAAGCTTAGAGAGAGTTTTAATGGCATTACAATCAGAATTTTAGTGGCGGTTATACTCGGCTATATCTTGACATATCTACTCAGCCAATTGTTTATTGATGATTTTTTCCCACCATCTTTCAATGAATTACTGTCGGTCATCGCTTTTTTAACGCTTACTAACCTCCGCTTTATCATCATTAAACTTGGCTTAAACCAATTGTCCAAGCGCCGCATACTCGTTCTGGGCTCTGGGCAAAGAGCGAGTATTATTGAGCAATGTATGCGCAGAAAATCTGACCGAATTGGGCTCGATTTTATTGGCTTTATTTCTGTCGAGGGTGACGCTAACGGGCAGTTGAAACAGGAGAAAGTACTCACACTTTCTGAACCTTTAGAATCTTTTGTTAAAAGTAATGGCGTCGACGAGCTTGTCATTGCGATCGATGAGCGCCGAAATAATCTCCCTTTTGAAGATTTACTAGGTTTAAAACAGTTGGGAGTAAGAATTACTGACATCATAGATTTTGTAGAGCGTGAAACCGGACAAGTTGCCGTCAGTCACCTCAACCCTTCATGGTTTCTATTTCAAAATCATCGTTCGAAAAATCAATTACGTACCAGTGCTTATTGGTTGTTTAACTGCTGTGTCGCTATCGGTATCGCCTTATTAACCTTCCCATTCATGATTCTCACTGCCATCGCGATCAAGCTCGAAAGCGGCTTACGATTTCCAATCCTTTACTCTCAGGAACGAGTCGGCCTGAACGGAGAAAGTTTCTTCCTCTACAAATTCACAAGCATGCGTGCAGACGCTGAAAAAAATGGTGTTCAATGGGCACAAAAAAATGACCCTCGAACCACCAAAGTAGGAAAGTTCATCAGGAAATTCCGTATTGATGAGCTCCCGCAACTCTACAACGTGATTATCGGTGACATGTCCTTCGTGGGCCCGAGACCAGAGAGGCCACAGTTTACCGAAGGATTGAGTAGCTCCATCCCCTATTACAACCAAAGACATAATGTAAAACCGGGCTTAACAGGATGGGCTCAACTAAAGTACCCATACGGCAGTAGTGAAAAGGACGCATTAGAAAAGCTGAAATTCGACCTGTATTACATCAGAAACCGTAACTTTACCTTGGATCTTTTAATCTTATTGAAGACATCTGAAATTATTCTATTCGGAAAAGGGCAGTAA
- a CDS encoding XrtA/PEP-CTERM system exopolysaccharide export protein produces the protein MNTSRQICRKLKQLIVFSCIILVVGCTTTLDLPPLPAATIHPSLTQDINNYRYLIGPGDSLVISVWGNPEASGSYTVRPDGMVSTALVDDVVASGKTPTELSRDLEKELSVYVRDPIVSISIDTFVGPFSEQVRVMGEAVQPRAINYKENMTLFDVMIEVGGLTDFADGNKARLIRVVNNQQKQFGLKMDDLMRDGDIQANVDILPGDIIIIPEAWF, from the coding sequence ATGAATACAAGTCGTCAAATATGTAGAAAACTTAAACAACTGATTGTATTTAGCTGCATAATACTGGTGGTTGGCTGCACTACTACTTTAGATTTGCCACCTTTGCCCGCAGCAACGATACATCCCTCCTTAACTCAAGATATTAATAACTATCGATATTTGATTGGTCCTGGAGATTCACTCGTTATTTCAGTTTGGGGAAACCCTGAAGCGTCCGGTTCTTATACTGTTAGACCAGACGGAATGGTGTCTACTGCACTTGTTGATGACGTAGTCGCATCAGGAAAAACACCGACTGAGTTATCTCGTGATCTTGAAAAAGAGCTGTCCGTGTATGTGAGAGACCCAATTGTTTCTATATCAATTGACACTTTCGTTGGCCCCTTTAGTGAACAAGTCAGGGTTATGGGGGAGGCCGTGCAACCTAGAGCAATCAATTACAAAGAAAACATGACTCTGTTTGATGTGATGATCGAGGTAGGTGGCTTGACCGACTTTGCTGATGGAAATAAAGCACGGCTGATTCGGGTTGTGAATAATCAACAAAAACAATTTGGTTTGAAGATGGATGATCTAATGAGGGACGGAGATATACAGGCAAATGTAGATATTCTTCCTGGTGATATCATCATCATTCCAGAAGCGTGGTTTTAA
- a CDS encoding XrtA system polysaccharide chain length determinant, whose translation MQEQIKIVVDYLRGIWLKRRYILIFSWIICPLGWIGVTMLPSQYTSQAKVYADTQSILRPLLRGLAIQTDPSQKLDLMAKTLLNRRNLEIIGNEVDANVRAKTAEEYEDILDELKSGIRIQSTGKNNLYTISYTGDNPVYAKDIVQAALNVFIESTLGDKRLDTEEANDVINDQIAYYEKRLIEAEKDLADFKREYIGMLPGSDRNYYSSLQAEKQALEEAELALNEADSRLIDAKLQLDNEKENSISQIYNIQTEYDGRIEAVEMRLDDLSFRYTDKHPDVIETKRQLYDLRRLKRVAMKNISTNDSLRDNVVYQELKIAINQINNEIASLEVRVEKHKSKIVDLQSKLDVVPDVEAMLTSLTRNYHITKGKYESLVSRGESASISYSVGAASEDIKFKIIDPPTIPLSPSGPNRLLLILVVLVVGVGSGAGFSFVMSQINPVVSSTNQLYRLTGIPVFGVVSATEGSGLLGIERRKLMTFILLTLLLLMVLFVSVAINIVPSIYTSFR comes from the coding sequence ATGCAAGAACAAATAAAAATAGTAGTCGATTACCTACGAGGTATTTGGTTAAAACGACGATATATACTTATATTTTCTTGGATTATATGCCCTTTAGGTTGGATAGGGGTCACTATGTTACCTAGCCAATATACATCTCAGGCTAAGGTTTATGCAGATACGCAATCTATTCTTAGACCACTACTCCGAGGTCTTGCCATTCAAACCGACCCTTCACAAAAACTCGATCTGATGGCCAAAACACTACTGAACCGACGAAATCTAGAAATAATCGGCAATGAAGTGGATGCAAATGTTAGAGCCAAAACAGCGGAAGAATATGAAGACATACTGGATGAGCTAAAGTCTGGAATCAGGATACAGTCTACGGGGAAAAACAATTTGTATACGATTAGCTATACAGGTGATAACCCAGTATATGCGAAAGATATTGTACAAGCGGCATTAAACGTATTCATCGAAAGTACATTAGGTGACAAACGATTGGATACAGAAGAAGCCAACGACGTAATCAATGATCAGATTGCATATTATGAAAAACGGTTGATTGAAGCCGAAAAAGACTTGGCAGACTTTAAGCGTGAATACATCGGAATGTTACCTGGTAGCGATCGAAACTATTACTCTAGCCTGCAAGCAGAGAAACAAGCGCTAGAAGAAGCCGAGCTTGCACTGAATGAGGCTGATTCTCGTCTTATTGACGCAAAGCTTCAATTAGATAATGAGAAAGAAAACTCAATCAGCCAGATCTACAACATACAAACTGAGTATGATGGAAGGATTGAAGCCGTAGAAATGCGTTTGGATGACTTAAGTTTTAGATATACAGATAAGCATCCCGATGTTATTGAAACTAAGCGACAGCTCTATGACTTGAGAAGACTCAAAAGAGTTGCAATGAAAAATATTTCTACAAACGATAGCTTAAGAGATAATGTGGTTTATCAAGAGTTGAAAATCGCTATCAACCAGATTAATAATGAAATAGCGTCGTTAGAAGTTAGAGTTGAAAAACACAAAAGTAAGATTGTTGATTTACAAAGTAAGCTAGACGTCGTGCCTGATGTGGAAGCGATGCTAACTTCACTGACGCGAAACTATCATATAACCAAAGGAAAGTACGAATCCCTTGTTTCTCGAGGAGAGAGTGCTTCGATATCATATAGTGTTGGTGCAGCTTCAGAAGATATAAAGTTCAAAATCATCGACCCTCCAACAATACCATTGTCACCATCAGGACCTAATCGTCTGCTATTGATATTAGTTGTCCTTGTTGTTGGAGTTGGCTCTGGAGCTGGATTTTCATTTGTCATGAGTCAAATTAATCCTGTTGTCTCTTCAACAAATCAGCTTTATAGATTAACAGGAATACCCGTTTTTGGTGTGGTTTCTGCAACAGAAGGATCTGGGCTATTAGGTATAGAAAGACGGAAGTTAATGACATTTATTTTGTTGACTTTATTATTGCTGATGGTCTTGTTTGTTTCGGTAGCCATTAATATTGTCCCTTCAATATATACTAGCTTTAGGTAG
- a CDS encoding XrtA-associated tyrosine autokinase, whose protein sequence is MIELNKIRERMQKSKIGDSTNLNVDECFEENVEESRVFTKEPIFIDEEKLQDREMVCVRTNAKKNRVNDEFRAIKHKLVNNAFGAGASSHKNGNLIMISSATANEGKTFCSVNLAFILSLEKNKSVLLVDADVLNPSVNKTLDIDNRPGLIDYLKGDTSNIEDIIYNTSIPNLRIMPAGQSHHLSYELLASDKMLALAQELASRYSDRIVLFDCPPLLGVIETISLSKLVGQVVVVVEHNKTKMASIKEAVSQLDSKLAIGFIMNKSVNNKLSQYGYGYGYGYG, encoded by the coding sequence ATGATTGAGCTTAATAAGATAAGGGAAAGAATGCAGAAATCAAAAATAGGTGATAGTACAAACCTTAACGTTGACGAATGCTTCGAAGAAAATGTGGAAGAAAGTCGCGTTTTTACGAAAGAACCCATATTTATAGATGAGGAAAAGCTTCAAGACCGGGAAATGGTTTGTGTAAGAACAAATGCCAAAAAAAACAGGGTTAATGATGAGTTCCGAGCAATAAAACATAAGCTGGTTAATAACGCATTTGGCGCAGGTGCAAGTAGTCACAAAAATGGAAACTTAATCATGATTTCCAGTGCAACGGCAAATGAAGGAAAAACTTTTTGTTCGGTTAACTTGGCTTTTATTTTATCTTTAGAAAAAAACAAATCCGTACTGTTAGTTGATGCGGATGTACTCAACCCCAGCGTCAATAAAACACTAGATATAGATAACCGGCCAGGGCTGATAGATTATCTTAAAGGTGATACATCAAATATAGAGGACATTATCTATAACACTTCGATCCCTAATCTTAGGATAATGCCTGCGGGTCAATCACATCACTTGAGCTATGAATTATTAGCAAGTGATAAAATGTTGGCGCTAGCGCAGGAATTGGCAAGTCGATATAGTGATCGGATCGTATTATTTGATTGTCCACCACTTCTAGGCGTCATTGAAACTATCTCGCTATCCAAGTTAGTAGGTCAAGTTGTTGTTGTTGTTGAACATAACAAAACAAAAATGGCATCTATTAAAGAAGCCGTATCCCAGCTTGATAGTAAATTAGCCATTGGCTTTATAATGAATAAATCCGTCAACAATAAGTTAAGTCAATATGGTTACGGTTATGGTTACGGTTATGGCTAA
- a CDS encoding PHP domain-containing protein: MLVILFIAMMIYLSISRVPLVDKVYIQPKDIKEAVEKYHYVSKSLFETEGSIEVELSSDDLQSILKAASHLVPRLNVESEVSNYGAVVFGTFDVSYVFDSMYINFSCLFIPNQNSSLDSCKVGRITLPGSLVEFIANFAINTVFDESVSDVFEQSIRSFEIKRDTVYISAVKEDSLKNDIKSGLSRLSSFVKSFRVDYSNALDSEVINSYLRYIKHAESLNTRKELSLSDVFNVAFQHAKERSTQSNAMKENEYALVSVAIAFANQRFAEVYGVNTVSVEESLASLPRHTISLNGRNDLALHFLYSAIIERVGNEALSNKIGELKELFDANKGGSGFDVSDLAADIAGAKFSKFISSSQENAIHSQDLLTTSDFEDTFFPNVNRYSRSIKWDDFEKYIGTTQSEQYSATIDQLQQEVLTLALYQPRRAEVEGAPLTLGVVDAIPWVSEGTWLSVDTHIHTKHSDGGFTITAIAEKALEFGCDAIAITDHADGNLTAGTLSYFREIEAIDRIYPELSIISGLEWNLPPYEGREHATILFPQEESSAVLASQFREQFDDYKNASSPFVSVLDGLKWLETSFKPYPVLPAVFYNHPSRKASNLREIRRNAIDWQKNHVFLGFSGAPGHQRMPAERIGAYKTKLKTVDRWDPIVAEVGGVWDTLLGKGVALWGARAPSDFHGPNGDYWPCQFSETKVYARDNSINSIIEALHKGAFFGSHGKVVRDIEFTVNNHFLSRPAVMGETITTLKGTDLEISIEISLNGINWKGAPASLDEVELIVISGDGVMSKIYNAKDHTNEPVVTIVVSDIKASGDMAIRWRGRSIQKGNRDYMFYTNPIFIKAMEHKF; the protein is encoded by the coding sequence ATGTTGGTGATTCTTTTCATCGCCATGATGATTTATCTTTCGATTTCCAGAGTGCCACTCGTCGATAAAGTCTATATCCAACCTAAAGATATCAAAGAAGCGGTTGAAAAGTATCATTATGTGTCAAAAAGCCTCTTTGAGACTGAGGGTAGTATAGAAGTAGAACTCAGTAGTGATGATTTGCAATCTATACTTAAAGCTGCATCACACCTTGTCCCTAGATTAAATGTAGAATCAGAAGTGTCAAACTATGGAGCTGTAGTTTTTGGTACATTCGATGTTAGCTATGTTTTTGATTCTATGTACATTAATTTCTCTTGTTTATTTATACCGAATCAAAATAGCTCACTTGATTCATGTAAAGTAGGTCGTATTACACTTCCTGGTTCCCTTGTTGAATTCATCGCTAACTTCGCCATCAATACTGTGTTTGATGAGTCAGTGAGCGATGTCTTTGAACAGTCGATTCGAAGTTTCGAAATCAAACGCGATACCGTATACATTTCAGCGGTTAAAGAAGACAGCTTGAAAAATGACATAAAGTCAGGGCTTTCCCGTCTATCGTCGTTCGTGAAATCTTTTCGAGTTGACTACAGTAATGCACTTGATTCTGAAGTGATAAATAGCTATTTGCGCTACATAAAACACGCTGAAAGTCTCAATACCCGCAAAGAGCTCTCTTTATCCGATGTATTTAATGTTGCTTTTCAACATGCAAAGGAGCGAAGCACGCAAAGCAATGCGATGAAAGAGAATGAGTATGCCCTTGTGTCAGTGGCTATTGCGTTCGCCAATCAACGTTTTGCTGAAGTCTATGGCGTGAACACTGTGTCAGTAGAAGAGAGTTTAGCTAGCCTTCCTCGGCATACCATTTCGTTAAATGGTCGGAATGATCTCGCGTTACACTTTTTGTATTCAGCGATCATCGAGCGAGTGGGTAATGAGGCCCTGTCTAATAAGATTGGTGAACTTAAAGAACTGTTTGATGCCAATAAAGGAGGTTCGGGTTTTGATGTTTCTGACTTAGCAGCAGATATTGCAGGTGCCAAGTTCTCTAAGTTTATATCCAGTAGTCAAGAAAATGCGATTCATTCGCAAGATTTGCTCACGACCAGCGATTTCGAAGACACGTTTTTCCCGAATGTAAATCGCTACTCTCGTTCTATCAAATGGGATGATTTTGAGAAATACATTGGTACAACGCAGAGCGAACAGTACTCAGCCACAATCGATCAATTACAACAGGAAGTGTTAACGTTGGCGTTATATCAACCTCGTCGTGCTGAAGTAGAAGGTGCCCCCCTTACTTTAGGGGTTGTTGACGCTATTCCATGGGTATCAGAGGGCACTTGGCTATCCGTTGATACGCATATTCACACAAAACATTCCGACGGTGGTTTTACGATCACAGCAATAGCGGAGAAAGCGCTCGAGTTTGGTTGTGATGCTATCGCGATTACCGATCATGCGGATGGAAACTTAACCGCAGGAACTTTGAGTTATTTCCGAGAAATAGAAGCCATTGACCGAATTTATCCAGAACTTTCCATTATCTCAGGTTTGGAGTGGAACTTACCGCCTTACGAAGGTAGGGAGCACGCGACTATTTTGTTTCCTCAGGAGGAGAGCTCAGCCGTTTTGGCAAGTCAATTTAGAGAACAATTTGATGATTACAAAAACGCCAGTAGCCCGTTTGTCTCTGTCTTGGATGGCTTAAAGTGGCTAGAAACCAGTTTTAAGCCTTATCCTGTTTTACCTGCCGTTTTTTATAATCACCCGAGTCGTAAGGCGAGTAACTTAAGAGAGATCCGAAGAAACGCGATTGATTGGCAAAAAAATCATGTGTTCTTAGGTTTTTCAGGTGCACCTGGCCATCAACGCATGCCAGCTGAAAGGATTGGTGCTTATAAGACAAAACTCAAAACCGTAGACCGTTGGGACCCGATTGTTGCAGAGGTCGGTGGGGTTTGGGATACCTTACTGGGTAAAGGTGTTGCCTTGTGGGGAGCGCGTGCACCCTCCGATTTTCACGGGCCCAATGGTGACTATTGGCCTTGCCAGTTCTCTGAAACAAAGGTTTATGCCCGGGATAACTCAATCAATAGTATTATTGAGGCGCTACATAAAGGCGCTTTCTTTGGCAGTCACGGAAAAGTAGTAAGAGACATCGAGTTTACCGTCAATAACCATTTTCTCTCTCGTCCTGCTGTCATGGGAGAGACCATTACGACCCTAAAAGGTACGGATTTAGAGATAAGCATCGAGATTTCGCTCAATGGAATAAATTGGAAAGGGGCACCAGCCTCCCTTGATGAGGTCGAATTGATCGTCATTTCAGGTGACGGTGTAATGTCAAAAATATATAACGCTAAAGATCACACTAATGAACCGGTTGTGACTATTGTCGTCTCTGACATTAAAGCGAGTGGCGACATGGCCATCAGATGGAGAGGACGAAGTATACAAAAAGGAAACCGGGATTATATGTTCTACACAAATCCAATTTTCATCAAAGCGATGGAACACAAATTCTAA